In Pseudothermotoga hypogea DSM 11164 = NBRC 106472, the following are encoded in one genomic region:
- a CDS encoding ABC transporter permease: protein MLTYIVRRLLLLPLILFGLSLIVFGMIQSLGPDRLLAAYVNPGVLDKLTPVQLEKIKQKYGLNDPMMIRYLKWLKNTLQGDLGWSLVGKQPVKDAILSRLPWTVELALYSIIPVVFVGVWLGVIAAVNRDKFLDHFVRIFAVVGWSFPDFVFGLIVLMVFYSVLGWFPPGNLSLWADQVIKSPEFRRFTSLVTIDALLNGRFDVFVDALRHLVAPILTLSWLWWAYLLRITRSSMLEVLTKEYIRTARAKGLAERVVINKHARRNAMIPVVTVGGGMVIQLFAGTVIVEMVFNRTGMGSFTATAATQLDYASIMASTLFYSLILVLGNLVIDILYAVVDPRVRLG, encoded by the coding sequence TTGTTAACGTACATCGTCAGAAGATTGCTTCTGTTACCCTTAATTTTGTTCGGGCTCTCTTTGATCGTCTTTGGAATGATACAGAGTTTGGGACCGGACAGGTTGCTGGCAGCTTATGTGAATCCTGGTGTGCTGGACAAATTGACTCCCGTCCAGTTGGAAAAGATCAAGCAGAAGTACGGCCTGAACGATCCAATGATGATCCGTTACCTCAAATGGCTCAAGAACACCCTTCAGGGAGATCTTGGCTGGTCACTCGTTGGGAAACAACCCGTGAAGGATGCGATACTGAGCAGGCTGCCCTGGACCGTGGAATTAGCTTTGTATTCAATAATCCCAGTGGTCTTCGTGGGAGTGTGGCTCGGCGTGATAGCAGCGGTCAACAGGGACAAATTCCTCGATCATTTCGTCAGAATCTTCGCAGTTGTTGGTTGGAGTTTTCCAGATTTCGTCTTTGGTCTCATCGTGCTCATGGTCTTCTACAGCGTCCTGGGATGGTTCCCACCTGGAAATCTCAGCTTGTGGGCGGACCAGGTGATCAAATCTCCCGAATTCAGGAGGTTCACTTCTCTTGTTACGATAGACGCTCTTTTGAACGGTAGGTTCGATGTCTTTGTTGACGCCTTGAGGCATCTCGTAGCTCCCATTTTGACTCTTTCCTGGCTCTGGTGGGCGTATCTGTTGAGGATAACTCGATCGAGCATGCTTGAAGTTCTCACAAAAGAATACATAAGAACTGCGCGAGCCAAGGGTTTGGCAGAGCGAGTTGTGATCAACAAGCATGCGAGAAGGAACGCGATGATACCTGTGGTCACGGTGGGTGGAGGAATGGTCATACAACTGTTCGCCGGCACGGTGATCGTTGAAATGGTCTTCAACAGGACCGGCATGGGAAGTTTCACCGCCACGGCGGCCACACAACTCGACTACGCCTCTATAATGGCTTCAACGCTCTTCTATTCTCTGATACTCGTTCTGGGAAACCTCGTGATAGACATTCTCTACGCTGTGGTTGATCCGCGCGTCAGGCTCGGTTGA
- a CDS encoding ABC transporter permease translates to MRVETRRTLRRLLRNPSAVLGFSLLIFFTLVAIFAPLICPPQSYDPYMIPIVTWDKTPQPPSEGHPFGIIDGRDIFYGVVWGTRTAFKVGLTVTLTSTLVGLVIGSIAGYFGGWIDEVLMRITDVFLSIPYILAAIVMTAFLGMGLDKVMISLIIFGWMATARLIRANILQAREEQYVLAAKALGVSDFWVITKHILPNTIFPVLIQATMRIGSLVITAAALSFLGLGAPVGYADWGALLNFARNWLLGASGEALKYWYAIVYPGTAMVLFVLAWNLVGDALRDAFDPRLRG, encoded by the coding sequence ATGAGAGTTGAGACAAGAAGAACGTTGAGAAGGCTTCTGAGAAACCCGTCCGCCGTGCTGGGATTTTCACTGCTGATCTTCTTCACTTTGGTTGCGATCTTTGCCCCCCTGATATGCCCACCACAGTCTTACGATCCGTACATGATACCCATCGTGACCTGGGACAAGACACCACAGCCTCCGTCAGAGGGACATCCGTTTGGAATCATAGATGGACGCGACATCTTCTACGGAGTCGTTTGGGGCACGAGGACTGCCTTCAAAGTGGGCCTGACGGTCACGCTCACTTCGACGCTTGTGGGGCTTGTTATAGGTTCCATCGCAGGTTATTTCGGTGGATGGATCGATGAGGTCCTCATGAGGATTACCGATGTCTTTCTGTCAATTCCTTACATACTCGCTGCGATAGTCATGACCGCTTTCCTTGGCATGGGTCTGGACAAGGTGATGATCTCTTTGATCATCTTCGGCTGGATGGCCACCGCCAGGCTCATCCGAGCGAATATATTACAAGCCAGAGAAGAACAGTACGTCCTCGCGGCAAAGGCGCTTGGCGTGAGTGATTTTTGGGTCATAACGAAACACATATTGCCCAACACGATCTTCCCTGTGCTCATACAGGCGACGATGCGAATAGGTTCTCTCGTCATCACGGCAGCTGCACTCAGTTTCCTCGGTCTCGGAGCACCCGTGGGATATGCGGACTGGGGGGCTCTTTTGAACTTCGCACGAAACTGGCTCTTAGGTGCTTCCGGAGAAGCTTTGAAGTACTGGTACGCGATCGTTTATCCAGGCACCGCGATGGTCTTGTTCGTGCTCGCATGGAACCTCGTGGGTGACGCGCTGAGAGATGCGTTCGATCCACGTCTGAGAGGGTGA
- a CDS encoding ABC transporter ATP-binding protein: MEKKPVLSVKNLKTYFYTEDGIVKAVDGVDFDVYQGETLGIVGESGCGKSVTALSILRILDEKGKIVEGQVLLDGVDLTKIEEQEMRKIRGKDIAIIFQEPMVALNPVFTIGDQIMEAIMLHQKVDEKTARNMAIELLRKVGIPEPEKRIDQYPHELSGGMRQRAMIAMALSCKPKVLIADEPTTALDVTIQAQIMELMKELQREYGMAIMLITHDLGLIAENADRVVVMYAGKVVEYADVKTLFNDPKHPYTWGLLHAIPRLDIEQTRLYNIPGVVPDPLHFPSGCKFHPRCEFKEERCTREEPQLIEVDQNHTVRCFFWQKVDEAKKRKVGEFV; the protein is encoded by the coding sequence ATGGAGAAGAAACCCGTACTGAGTGTGAAGAATCTCAAGACATATTTCTATACGGAGGATGGAATAGTAAAAGCGGTTGATGGCGTCGACTTCGATGTCTATCAGGGTGAGACGCTTGGAATAGTCGGAGAATCTGGTTGCGGTAAGAGTGTCACCGCGCTCTCAATTCTGAGAATCCTCGATGAGAAAGGCAAGATTGTGGAAGGGCAGGTTCTGCTCGACGGAGTCGATTTGACGAAGATAGAAGAGCAAGAGATGAGAAAGATCAGAGGAAAGGACATAGCCATCATCTTTCAAGAACCGATGGTGGCGCTGAATCCCGTTTTCACCATTGGTGATCAGATCATGGAGGCGATCATGCTTCATCAGAAAGTCGACGAGAAAACAGCCAGAAACATGGCGATAGAACTGCTCAGAAAGGTGGGTATACCCGAACCAGAGAAGAGAATAGATCAATACCCGCACGAGCTTTCCGGAGGAATGAGGCAGCGCGCGATGATAGCGATGGCGCTCTCGTGTAAACCGAAGGTGCTGATCGCAGACGAACCAACCACGGCGCTCGATGTGACCATCCAGGCACAGATTATGGAGTTGATGAAGGAGCTTCAAAGAGAGTACGGAATGGCGATCATGCTGATCACTCACGATTTGGGACTCATCGCCGAGAACGCCGATAGGGTTGTAGTCATGTACGCCGGAAAGGTCGTCGAATACGCGGACGTCAAAACCCTTTTCAACGACCCAAAACATCCTTACACGTGGGGCTTGCTACACGCGATCCCGAGGCTGGACATAGAGCAGACGCGGCTGTACAACATTCCCGGTGTGGTCCCCGATCCACTGCATTTTCCATCCGGTTGTAAGTTCCATCCCAGGTGCGAGTTCAAAGAAGAAAGGTGCACGAGGGAAGAACCACAGTTGATCGAAGTTGATCAAAACCACACGGTGAGGTGCTTCTTCTGGCAGAAGGTGGACGAGGCAAAAAAGAGAAAGGTTGGTGAGTTCGTGTGA
- a CDS encoding ABC transporter ATP-binding protein — translation MSTILKVENLVKYFPIRAGVFKRVVAWIKAVDGVSFEINEGETVGLVGESGCGKTTIGMVLLRLYEPTSGRIIIDNEDTTYFFMPALRARSYIKKTYVDKFNAMLKELGSKDAVINALDGVDRRYAEMFFNEAKSSVGKFCSLLLSDMDEKRKQFRKNVQIVFQDPYSSLNPRLRIKSIVGEGPAVHKMVKGEKELINKVRSVLEDVGISGDYMYRFPHEFSGGQRQRIGIARALALSPKLVIADEAVSALDVSIRSQIINLMKDLQHEHKLTYLFISHDLSVIKYVSDRIIVMYLGKIVETAAKKDLFDNPSHPYTRALMSAIPIPNPNIKKERIILTGDVPSPVNPPSGCRFHTRCYMAQEICSKEEPQLREIRPGHWVACHFAK, via the coding sequence GTGAGCACAATCTTGAAAGTAGAAAACCTCGTGAAATATTTCCCGATAAGGGCTGGCGTTTTCAAACGTGTTGTGGCCTGGATCAAGGCTGTGGACGGCGTGTCGTTTGAGATCAACGAGGGTGAAACGGTTGGACTCGTTGGTGAATCTGGTTGTGGGAAAACGACGATCGGGATGGTCCTGCTCAGACTCTACGAGCCAACTTCAGGAAGAATCATCATAGACAACGAGGATACGACCTATTTCTTCATGCCGGCGCTGCGTGCAAGATCTTACATAAAAAAGACTTACGTGGATAAGTTCAACGCGATGCTGAAAGAACTGGGTTCGAAGGATGCCGTGATCAACGCTTTGGACGGAGTGGACAGAAGGTACGCCGAAATGTTCTTCAACGAGGCGAAGTCCTCCGTTGGAAAATTCTGTTCCTTACTGCTTTCCGACATGGATGAGAAGCGCAAACAGTTCAGGAAGAACGTTCAAATAGTCTTTCAAGATCCGTACAGCTCGCTCAATCCAAGACTCCGCATAAAATCCATCGTGGGCGAAGGCCCTGCCGTTCACAAGATGGTGAAAGGCGAAAAGGAGCTCATAAACAAGGTGCGTTCAGTGCTCGAAGATGTTGGTATAAGCGGCGATTACATGTACAGATTTCCACACGAGTTTTCTGGTGGTCAGAGGCAAAGAATTGGCATCGCGAGGGCACTCGCCTTATCTCCCAAACTGGTGATCGCCGACGAAGCGGTTTCAGCATTGGACGTTTCGATAAGATCGCAAATCATCAATCTGATGAAAGACCTTCAACACGAACACAAGCTGACTTACCTTTTTATCTCACACGATCTTTCGGTCATAAAATACGTGAGCGACAGGATCATCGTCATGTATCTCGGCAAAATCGTCGAAACTGCCGCAAAGAAAGATCTTTTCGACAATCCCTCACATCCTTACACGAGAGCGCTGATGAGTGCGATACCCATACCCAATCCGAACATCAAGAAGGAAAGAATTATTCTCACAGGTGATGTGCCCAGCCCCGTCAATCCTCCATCGGGTTGCAGGTTCCACACGCGCTGTTACATGGCACAGGAAATTTGCTCCAAGGAAGAACCCCAATTGAGAGAGATCAGACCTGGACATTGGGTTGCCTGCCACTTCGCAAAGTAA
- a CDS encoding ABC transporter substrate-binding protein — MRRFWIIAILAVAALIFAEVKNPDTIITVTIGEPDTLDPHFAYDTASGEVLTQIYECLLEYVGDSVIQMAPRLATAVPSLENGLIKDDGKTYVFPIRKGVKFHNGAELTPEDVEYSFERGLLFDPAGGPMWMLWEAMFEVYSLDEFVEKIVGKPLSEILDPATKEPLPEYRDALIKVYTDYIDPAIEVDGDNVVFKLSRPFGPFLSILCGYSTWSMILNKQWAIEQGCWDGKPDTWWKHWDLPKEESPLYAKAMGTGPFKLVEWDRTQMRVTLERFDDHWRGPAKIKKVIIWAIEEWSTRRAMLEKGDADFAAVPAQYLPQVENMPGVVITKGLPIISVTSLHFNWNVKPDSKYIGSGKLDGNGIPPDFFSDEHVRRAFAYVINYDAVIKDVLRGLGSRVPADLPSSLLGYDPNLPMFEFSIAKAAEEFKKAWNGEVWKKGFKLTLLYNTGNEARRTVAEMIKTYVEMINPKFKIEVRGEQWPTYLTSYKQGYLPAFIIGWLADYPDPHNFIQTYYHSAGTYGFAQGENFKKFVSTPTPELNGKSCNELIEQAATETDPNVRAEIYRKVQQFAINHVLGVALYEPQSLNVRRSWVKGWYYNPMMPGAADYYKLWKEE; from the coding sequence ATGAGAAGATTTTGGATCATCGCAATCTTGGCTGTGGCGGCATTGATCTTTGCAGAAGTCAAAAACCCTGACACCATCATCACTGTCACGATCGGTGAGCCAGACACACTTGATCCGCACTTTGCGTACGACACAGCGAGCGGTGAGGTCCTGACCCAGATCTACGAATGTCTGCTCGAGTACGTCGGCGACAGCGTCATCCAGATGGCCCCGAGACTGGCCACGGCCGTGCCGAGCCTTGAAAACGGGCTCATCAAAGATGACGGCAAGACTTACGTGTTCCCGATCAGGAAGGGCGTCAAGTTCCACAACGGTGCGGAGTTGACGCCAGAGGATGTCGAGTACAGTTTCGAGCGTGGCTTGTTGTTTGACCCAGCTGGCGGACCGATGTGGATGCTCTGGGAGGCCATGTTCGAAGTCTATTCGCTGGACGAGTTCGTAGAAAAGATCGTTGGTAAACCTCTCAGTGAAATTCTCGATCCTGCCACCAAGGAACCACTCCCGGAATACCGCGACGCACTGATCAAGGTCTACACGGACTACATCGATCCGGCGATCGAAGTTGATGGGGACAACGTGGTGTTCAAACTCTCAAGACCCTTTGGTCCGTTCCTTTCGATCCTTTGTGGTTATTCAACGTGGAGTATGATCCTGAACAAGCAGTGGGCGATCGAGCAGGGCTGCTGGGACGGCAAACCGGACACCTGGTGGAAACACTGGGATCTTCCAAAAGAAGAATCACCGCTGTATGCGAAGGCAATGGGAACTGGACCGTTCAAGCTCGTAGAATGGGACAGAACGCAGATGAGGGTCACTCTGGAAAGATTCGACGATCACTGGAGAGGGCCCGCGAAGATCAAGAAGGTCATCATCTGGGCGATCGAAGAATGGTCCACGAGAAGGGCAATGCTTGAGAAGGGTGACGCGGACTTTGCTGCAGTACCGGCACAATATCTGCCCCAGGTTGAGAACATGCCTGGCGTCGTCATAACCAAGGGACTTCCGATCATAAGTGTCACATCACTGCACTTCAACTGGAACGTGAAGCCAGACAGCAAGTACATCGGTTCTGGAAAGCTCGATGGCAACGGAATACCACCAGATTTCTTCAGCGATGAGCACGTGAGAAGGGCGTTCGCGTACGTTATAAACTACGATGCTGTGATCAAAGACGTCTTGCGCGGCCTTGGTAGCAGGGTGCCCGCAGACCTTCCAAGCAGCCTGCTGGGCTACGATCCGAATCTGCCGATGTTTGAGTTCAGCATTGCGAAAGCAGCTGAAGAGTTCAAGAAGGCATGGAACGGTGAGGTCTGGAAGAAAGGATTCAAGCTCACGCTGCTCTACAACACCGGTAACGAGGCGAGACGAACTGTCGCCGAGATGATCAAAACTTACGTTGAGATGATCAATCCGAAGTTCAAGATCGAGGTCCGTGGTGAGCAGTGGCCAACTTATTTGACTTCCTACAAGCAGGGTTATCTGCCGGCGTTCATCATAGGTTGGCTTGCAGACTATCCAGATCCACACAACTTCATCCAGACTTACTATCATTCGGCCGGCACCTACGGTTTCGCCCAGGGTGAAAACTTCAAAAAGTTCGTCTCGACACCCACACCCGAACTGAATGGTAAAAGCTGCAACGAACTGATCGAGCAAGCGGCCACAGAAACGGATCCGAACGTCAGAGCCGAGATCTACCGAAAGGTTCAGCAGTTCGCCATCAACCATGTGCTCGGTGTCGCACTGTACGAACCTCAGAGCCTCAACGTGAGAAGAAGCTGGGTCAAAGGCTGGTACTACAACCCAATGATGCCTGGTGCTGCGGATTACTACAAGTTGTGGAAGGAAGAGTGA
- a CDS encoding energy-coupling factor ABC transporter ATP-binding protein, whose product MSNSELTLLDVVFGYENGRRLFNGLNVTVRSGQLLLVYGPNGSGKSTLLKLMAGLLKPQSGSVLLNGNTVDHRSFREIGYVMQRAEDQFFCETVFDEIAFSARNFGFHDVDELVKEALAEVGLGHDVLEKSPFQLSEGEARRVAIACALVHEPVLLLLDEPLIGLDRIGRQMVQDILKKQKQAGKIIVVTSHRSDNLRDLADVFLTL is encoded by the coding sequence ATGTCGAACTCTGAGCTGACACTGCTGGATGTGGTCTTCGGCTACGAAAACGGTAGAAGGTTGTTCAACGGTTTGAATGTGACCGTGCGAAGCGGTCAACTGCTGCTTGTGTATGGACCAAACGGCAGCGGTAAGTCCACGTTGCTGAAACTCATGGCAGGTTTACTCAAGCCTCAATCCGGTTCTGTTCTGCTGAACGGGAACACAGTAGACCATCGCAGTTTCAGAGAGATCGGCTATGTGATGCAGAGGGCTGAGGATCAGTTCTTCTGCGAGACTGTTTTCGATGAGATCGCTTTCTCTGCGAGAAATTTTGGCTTTCACGACGTGGACGAACTGGTAAAGGAGGCCCTCGCTGAGGTAGGTCTCGGGCATGACGTGCTCGAAAAGAGTCCATTTCAACTGTCGGAAGGGGAAGCGAGGCGTGTTGCGATTGCCTGTGCTCTGGTGCACGAACCTGTGCTTTTGCTACTCGATGAACCTTTGATCGGACTCGACAGAATTGGTAGGCAGATGGTGCAAGATATTCTGAAGAAGCAGAAACAAGCTGGAAAGATCATCGTGGTCACGAGCCATCGTTCTGACAATCTTCGAGATCTGGCAGACGTCTTTCTCACACTTTGA
- a CDS encoding energy-coupling factor ABC transporter ATP-binding protein: MIELRDVCFSYGDGFSLRNICLRIERGSFVLLVGANGSGKTTLLKILAGLLPIHSGSVRLDGRLVGSEELRELSCYVFHNPFDQIVGSTVEEDIAFGLENLGLNRNCIRNKVDRALRMFNLLEKSSANPLTLSGGTAQKLAVASMYVLEPEVFLLDEPTSMLDDLGVEELKEALSELKKLGKTIIISTHEPRVFFELATSVVHMVDGGVDFHGSVNAFIERQFGDVEL; encoded by the coding sequence GTGATCGAGCTGAGGGATGTTTGCTTCAGTTATGGTGACGGTTTTAGCTTGAGAAACATCTGTTTGAGAATAGAAAGAGGTTCGTTTGTGCTGCTCGTAGGTGCGAACGGCTCTGGGAAGACAACACTGTTGAAGATCCTGGCCGGACTACTTCCCATTCATTCGGGTTCCGTACGCTTAGATGGAAGACTTGTTGGCAGTGAGGAGCTGCGAGAATTGTCTTGTTACGTGTTTCACAATCCGTTCGATCAGATCGTCGGTTCGACGGTCGAGGAGGATATCGCTTTCGGTTTGGAGAACCTCGGACTGAACAGAAACTGTATTCGAAACAAGGTCGATCGAGCCTTGAGGATGTTCAATCTTTTAGAGAAGAGTTCTGCGAATCCTCTCACACTTTCGGGTGGAACCGCACAGAAACTCGCCGTCGCATCGATGTACGTGCTTGAGCCGGAAGTGTTCCTCCTGGATGAACCTACCTCGATGCTGGACGATCTTGGTGTGGAGGAATTGAAGGAAGCGCTGAGTGAACTCAAAAAACTCGGCAAAACGATAATAATTTCGACGCACGAACCAAGGGTGTTCTTTGAGCTGGCAACTTCCGTGGTTCACATGGTCGATGGCGGTGTGGATTTTCACGGTAGTGTGAACGCATTTATCGAGAGGCAGTTCGGCGATGTCGAACTCTGA
- a CDS encoding class I SAM-dependent methyltransferase: MEHYYTERPKSELRVKTATLKLKNKRVYQFQTPSGVFSFGEIDKATRILIEHCELHGKKVLDLGCGYGVIGIVLKAEYPDLEVCMSDINERAVEFAKINARKNNVDVTIKLGAFFEPWKDEKFDLVLMNPPLAAGKNVVLRLIRESCEHLNNGGSLQVVAYHNKGGSYIKRAMEEIFGNVEDLYKEGGIRIYKSLKVGS, from the coding sequence ATGGAACACTATTACACGGAAAGACCAAAAAGTGAACTGAGAGTTAAAACGGCCACGCTGAAATTGAAGAACAAGAGAGTCTATCAGTTCCAGACACCGTCTGGCGTTTTCAGCTTTGGAGAGATCGACAAGGCGACGCGCATTCTCATAGAGCACTGTGAATTGCACGGCAAGAAAGTGCTCGATCTTGGTTGTGGTTACGGTGTGATAGGTATCGTGCTAAAAGCTGAATATCCCGATCTGGAAGTCTGTATGAGCGACATCAACGAACGAGCGGTGGAGTTTGCAAAAATAAACGCAAGGAAAAACAACGTCGATGTCACAATAAAGTTGGGAGCGTTCTTTGAACCCTGGAAGGATGAAAAGTTCGACCTCGTTCTGATGAATCCGCCCCTCGCTGCTGGCAAAAACGTGGTGCTCAGATTGATAAGAGAATCCTGTGAACATCTGAACAACGGGGGTTCATTGCAGGTTGTCGCCTACCACAACAAAGGTGGCTCGTACATAAAGCGGGCGATGGAGGAGATCTTTGGAAACGTCGAAGATCTCTACAAGGAGGGCGGCATCAGAATCTACAAGTCTCTGAAGGTGGGATCGTGA
- the ppdK gene encoding pyruvate, phosphate dikinase, with translation MNKKLVYFFANGVAEGNAEMRDILGGKGANLAEMTNLGIPVPPGFTISAEVCRYYYQHGRTYPEGLKEEVEQAMKRLEQVTGKGFGDPERPLLVSVRSGAAISMPGMMDTILNLGLNDETVKGLIKMTNNPRFAYDAYRRFLQMFGDTALGIARSKFENALEEMKKQKGVKMDIELDADDLKKLVEIYKKIYEEEGKKFPQDVYEQLWLAIDAVFGSWMSERAVKYREINNIREDEMLGTAVNVVAMVFGNMGERSGTGVAFTRNPNTGEKEVYGEFLQNAQGEDVVAGIRTPLPLAELKRLMPEVYEELMKIMDKLERHYRDMQDIEFTIEEGKLYMLQTRSGKRTSKAAIKIAVDMAKEGIITKEEAVLRVKPEDIERVLHPRFDEKARAKAKVIAKGLPASPGAATGVVIFDSKKAEEMGRSGEKVILVRPETSPEDVGGMAFAQGILTSRGGMTSHAAVVARGMGKPAVVGAETIEVKEEEGFFRVNDVLVKEGEWISIDGATGEVLLGKVDTIKPVGLEGEVAELLKWADEIRRLGVRANADIPRDAEVARKFGAEGIGLCRTEHMFFEADRIPKMRRMIVAKTKEDREKALNELLPLQKEDFKGLFRAMAGYPVTIRLIDPPLHEFLPHDDEQIEETARELGISPKELKDIVRSLSELNPMLGHRGCRLTITYPEIAIMQTKAIIGAAIELKKETGMDVIPEIMIPLVGHVNELAFLKKIIAEVADKMIEESGVKIEYKIGTMIEVPRACVTADEIAKEAEFFSFGTNDLTQMTFAFSRDDIGKFLPEYLEKGILEHDPFKTLDYDGVGALVEMGTKKGKQARPNLKVGVCGEHGGDPRSIHFFHKAGLDYVSCSPYRVPVARLAAAQAVLVHDKKAS, from the coding sequence ATGAACAAGAAACTCGTGTACTTTTTCGCAAACGGCGTGGCAGAAGGGAACGCCGAAATGAGGGATATTCTCGGCGGTAAAGGTGCAAACCTCGCCGAGATGACGAACCTCGGTATACCTGTTCCGCCTGGGTTCACAATTTCTGCTGAGGTGTGCAGGTATTACTATCAGCATGGTCGCACGTATCCTGAGGGACTCAAGGAAGAAGTAGAGCAAGCGATGAAGCGACTCGAGCAGGTCACAGGAAAGGGCTTCGGAGATCCCGAAAGACCGCTGCTCGTTTCGGTGAGGTCGGGAGCGGCGATCTCCATGCCCGGCATGATGGACACGATACTGAACTTAGGTTTGAACGACGAGACCGTGAAAGGCCTCATCAAGATGACGAACAATCCAAGATTCGCCTACGATGCTTACAGAAGGTTTTTACAGATGTTCGGTGACACCGCGCTGGGTATTGCCAGAAGCAAGTTTGAGAACGCGCTCGAGGAGATGAAAAAGCAGAAAGGCGTGAAAATGGACATCGAATTGGATGCGGATGATCTCAAGAAGCTCGTTGAAATCTACAAGAAGATCTACGAAGAAGAAGGCAAGAAGTTCCCGCAGGACGTGTACGAACAGCTCTGGCTCGCCATCGACGCAGTCTTTGGAAGCTGGATGAGCGAGAGAGCAGTGAAGTACAGAGAGATCAACAACATTAGAGAGGACGAAATGCTGGGTACAGCAGTGAACGTAGTGGCAATGGTCTTCGGGAACATGGGAGAACGTTCCGGAACCGGTGTGGCCTTCACACGCAACCCGAACACAGGAGAAAAGGAAGTTTATGGAGAGTTCTTGCAGAACGCTCAAGGTGAAGACGTCGTCGCAGGTATCAGGACACCGCTCCCACTGGCAGAGTTGAAGCGTCTGATGCCTGAGGTGTACGAAGAATTGATGAAAATCATGGATAAACTCGAAAGGCACTACAGGGACATGCAAGATATAGAGTTCACGATCGAAGAGGGTAAACTGTACATGCTCCAAACAAGAAGCGGTAAGAGAACGTCGAAAGCGGCCATCAAGATTGCCGTGGACATGGCCAAGGAAGGGATAATCACCAAAGAAGAAGCAGTGCTGCGTGTCAAACCAGAGGATATAGAAAGAGTTCTGCACCCGCGATTCGATGAGAAAGCCCGCGCAAAGGCGAAGGTCATAGCCAAGGGATTGCCCGCTTCTCCAGGTGCGGCGACGGGTGTCGTTATCTTTGATTCCAAGAAGGCCGAAGAAATGGGAAGAAGTGGTGAGAAGGTCATACTTGTAAGACCAGAAACGAGCCCGGAAGATGTCGGTGGAATGGCTTTCGCACAGGGTATCCTCACTTCGAGGGGTGGAATGACCTCCCACGCGGCCGTCGTGGCCAGGGGCATGGGCAAGCCTGCCGTCGTCGGAGCAGAGACGATCGAGGTCAAGGAAGAAGAGGGCTTCTTCAGGGTGAACGATGTTTTGGTGAAAGAAGGAGAATGGATCTCCATAGATGGTGCCACGGGAGAAGTCTTGCTCGGCAAAGTCGACACGATCAAGCCTGTAGGTCTTGAGGGCGAAGTGGCGGAACTCCTCAAGTGGGCAGATGAAATCAGAAGACTCGGTGTGCGCGCCAACGCCGACATACCGAGGGATGCTGAGGTTGCAAGGAAGTTTGGTGCCGAAGGTATAGGTCTGTGCAGGACGGAGCACATGTTCTTCGAAGCGGACAGAATACCCAAGATGCGCAGGATGATCGTGGCGAAGACCAAGGAAGACAGGGAAAAGGCTCTGAACGAGCTCTTACCGTTGCAGAAGGAAGACTTCAAGGGCTTGTTCAGGGCGATGGCCGGTTATCCCGTTACGATAAGGCTCATAGACCCACCTTTGCACGAGTTCTTGCCGCACGACGATGAACAGATCGAAGAGACCGCAAGGGAACTTGGCATATCGCCGAAGGAACTGAAGGACATCGTCAGGTCCCTCAGCGAGCTGAACCCGATGTTGGGCCATCGTGGATGCAGACTTACGATAACGTACCCCGAAATAGCGATCATGCAAACGAAGGCGATCATCGGAGCAGCCATTGAGTTGAAGAAGGAGACCGGCATGGATGTGATCCCGGAGATCATGATACCTCTCGTGGGTCACGTGAACGAACTTGCCTTCCTGAAGAAGATCATCGCGGAAGTGGCCGACAAGATGATAGAAGAATCTGGCGTGAAGATAGAGTACAAGATAGGTACCATGATCGAGGTTCCTCGTGCATGCGTTACGGCGGATGAGATAGCGAAAGAAGCCGAGTTCTTCAGCTTTGGAACGAACGATTTGACGCAGATGACATTCGCGTTCAGCCGTGACGACATCGGTAAGTTCCTGCCTGAATACTTGGAGAAAGGCATACTCGAGCATGATCCGTTCAAGACGCTGGATTACGACGGTGTGGGTGCGCTTGTCGAAATGGGAACGAAGAAAGGAAAGCAGGCCAGGCCGAACCTCAAAGTGGGCGTTTGTGGCGAACATGGAGGAGATCCACGCTCGATCCACTTCTTCCACAAGGCCGGTCTCGATTATGTGAGCTGCTCACCGTACAGGGTACCTGTGGCGAGGCTCGCCGCCGCACAAGCCGTCCTTGTCCACGACAAAAAGGCCAGCTGA